One part of the Aricia agestis chromosome Z, ilAriAges1.1, whole genome shotgun sequence genome encodes these proteins:
- the LOC121739429 gene encoding vesicle-associated membrane protein-associated protein B/C isoform X6 has product MPNQVLTIEPQNELKFKVTFSGLFESGYTTYMRLTNPSNDTVLFKIKTTAPKKYCVRPNSGILDPNSKVEIAITPQPVYVDPNEKHKHKFMVQSVIAPEGKTNIDQVWKEISPDQLMDYKLKCVFESPQVVSPQDAGDNAGQNEVTKKRVAVTSEDPKASTKTTTKTENFEGDLQKVANEVQLLREEESKLRHENLRLKEDLLRLHQTVGAEGRVTRRHSFSPTKTDQASLLPWLAVAVGMAIFGIIIGKFIM; this is encoded by the exons ATGCCTAATCAAGTTTTAACAATAGAACCACAAAATGAGTTGAAGTTTAAAG TTACTTTTTCAGGCTTGTTCGAATCCGGATACACAACATACATGAGGCTGACAAATCCCTCAAATGATACAGTCCTCTTCAAAATTAAGACAACTGCACCAAAGAAATACTGTGTTCGTCCAAATTCAGGCATCCTGGATCCTAACTCTAAGGTTGAGATTGCCA taaccCCGCAGCCTGTCTATGTTGACCCTAATGAAAAACATAAGCATAAGTTTATGGTACAAAGTGTTATTGCTCCAGAAGGAAAGACAAACATTGATCAAGTA tgGAAGGAGATAAGTCCCGATCAACTCATGGATTACAAGCTTAAGTGCGTGTTTGAGTCTCCGCAAGTGGTATCTCCTCAG GATGCTGGTGACAACGCCGGTCAAAATGAAGTGACGAAGAAAAGAGTTGCTGTCACCTCAGAGGACCCTAAGGCCTCGACTAAG ACTACTACGAAAACTGAGAACTTCGAAGGTGATTTGCAGAAAGTTGCAAACGAAGTTCAACTTCTGAGAGAAGAGGAAAGTAAACTGAGACATGAAAATCTTCGATTAAAA GAGGACTTGCTGCGTTTGCACCAAACCgtcggtgcggaggggcgggtgACGCGTCGCCACTCGTTCAGCCCCACCAAAACCGACCAGGCGTCGCTCCTACCCTGGCTAGCCGTCGCCGTCGGCATGGCAATATTCGGCATCATCATCGGGAAATTTATCATGTGA
- the LOC121739429 gene encoding vesicle-associated membrane protein-associated protein B/C isoform X2, with protein sequence MPNQVLTIEPQNELKFKVTFSGLFESGYTTYMRLTNPSNDTVLFKIKTTAPKKYCVRPNSGILDPNSKVEIAITPQPVYVDPNEKHKHKFMVQSVIAPEGKTNIDQVWKEISPDQLMDYKLKCVFESPQVVSPQDAGDNAGQNEVTKKRVAVTSEDPKASTKDAIEGPIHTEKRKEISAVDVIPTPPKMTTTKTENFEGDLQKVANEVQLLREEESKLRHENLRLKEDLLRLHQTVGAEGRVTRRHSFSPTKTDQASLLPWLAVAVGMAIFGIIIGKFIM encoded by the exons ATGCCTAATCAAGTTTTAACAATAGAACCACAAAATGAGTTGAAGTTTAAAG TTACTTTTTCAGGCTTGTTCGAATCCGGATACACAACATACATGAGGCTGACAAATCCCTCAAATGATACAGTCCTCTTCAAAATTAAGACAACTGCACCAAAGAAATACTGTGTTCGTCCAAATTCAGGCATCCTGGATCCTAACTCTAAGGTTGAGATTGCCA taaccCCGCAGCCTGTCTATGTTGACCCTAATGAAAAACATAAGCATAAGTTTATGGTACAAAGTGTTATTGCTCCAGAAGGAAAGACAAACATTGATCAAGTA tgGAAGGAGATAAGTCCCGATCAACTCATGGATTACAAGCTTAAGTGCGTGTTTGAGTCTCCGCAAGTGGTATCTCCTCAG GATGCTGGTGACAACGCCGGTCAAAATGAAGTGACGAAGAAAAGAGTTGCTGTCACCTCAGAGGACCCTAAGGCCTCGACTAAG GACGCAATAGAAGGTCCCATCCACACTGAAAAGAGGAAGGAGATAAGCGCCGTTGACGTGATACCTACCCCACCGAAAATG ACTACTACGAAAACTGAGAACTTCGAAGGTGATTTGCAGAAAGTTGCAAACGAAGTTCAACTTCTGAGAGAAGAGGAAAGTAAACTGAGACATGAAAATCTTCGATTAAAA GAGGACTTGCTGCGTTTGCACCAAACCgtcggtgcggaggggcgggtgACGCGTCGCCACTCGTTCAGCCCCACCAAAACCGACCAGGCGTCGCTCCTACCCTGGCTAGCCGTCGCCGTCGGCATGGCAATATTCGGCATCATCATCGGGAAATTTATCATGTGA
- the LOC121739429 gene encoding vesicle-associated membrane protein-associated protein B/C isoform X3 — MPNQVLTIEPQNELKFKGLFESGYTTYMRLTNPSNDTVLFKIKTTAPKKYCVRPNSGILDPNSKVEIAITPQPVYVDPNEKHKHKFMVQSVIAPEGKTNIDQVWKEISPDQLMDYKLKCVFESPQVVSPQQDAGDNAGQNEVTKKRVAVTSEDPKASTKDAIEGPIHTEKRKEISAVDVIPTPPKMTTTKTENFEGDLQKVANEVQLLREEESKLRHENLRLKEDLLRLHQTVGAEGRVTRRHSFSPTKTDQASLLPWLAVAVGMAIFGIIIGKFIM, encoded by the exons ATGCCTAATCAAGTTTTAACAATAGAACCACAAAATGAGTTGAAGTTTAAAG GCTTGTTCGAATCCGGATACACAACATACATGAGGCTGACAAATCCCTCAAATGATACAGTCCTCTTCAAAATTAAGACAACTGCACCAAAGAAATACTGTGTTCGTCCAAATTCAGGCATCCTGGATCCTAACTCTAAGGTTGAGATTGCCA taaccCCGCAGCCTGTCTATGTTGACCCTAATGAAAAACATAAGCATAAGTTTATGGTACAAAGTGTTATTGCTCCAGAAGGAAAGACAAACATTGATCAAGTA tgGAAGGAGATAAGTCCCGATCAACTCATGGATTACAAGCTTAAGTGCGTGTTTGAGTCTCCGCAAGTGGTATCTCCTCAG CAGGATGCTGGTGACAACGCCGGTCAAAATGAAGTGACGAAGAAAAGAGTTGCTGTCACCTCAGAGGACCCTAAGGCCTCGACTAAG GACGCAATAGAAGGTCCCATCCACACTGAAAAGAGGAAGGAGATAAGCGCCGTTGACGTGATACCTACCCCACCGAAAATG ACTACTACGAAAACTGAGAACTTCGAAGGTGATTTGCAGAAAGTTGCAAACGAAGTTCAACTTCTGAGAGAAGAGGAAAGTAAACTGAGACATGAAAATCTTCGATTAAAA GAGGACTTGCTGCGTTTGCACCAAACCgtcggtgcggaggggcgggtgACGCGTCGCCACTCGTTCAGCCCCACCAAAACCGACCAGGCGTCGCTCCTACCCTGGCTAGCCGTCGCCGTCGGCATGGCAATATTCGGCATCATCATCGGGAAATTTATCATGTGA
- the LOC121739429 gene encoding vesicle-associated membrane protein-associated protein B/C isoform X4, which yields MPNQVLTIEPQNELKFKGLFESGYTTYMRLTNPSNDTVLFKIKTTAPKKYCVRPNSGILDPNSKVEIAITPQPVYVDPNEKHKHKFMVQSVIAPEGKTNIDQVWKEISPDQLMDYKLKCVFESPQVVSPQDAGDNAGQNEVTKKRVAVTSEDPKASTKDAIEGPIHTEKRKEISAVDVIPTPPKMTTTKTENFEGDLQKVANEVQLLREEESKLRHENLRLKEDLLRLHQTVGAEGRVTRRHSFSPTKTDQASLLPWLAVAVGMAIFGIIIGKFIM from the exons ATGCCTAATCAAGTTTTAACAATAGAACCACAAAATGAGTTGAAGTTTAAAG GCTTGTTCGAATCCGGATACACAACATACATGAGGCTGACAAATCCCTCAAATGATACAGTCCTCTTCAAAATTAAGACAACTGCACCAAAGAAATACTGTGTTCGTCCAAATTCAGGCATCCTGGATCCTAACTCTAAGGTTGAGATTGCCA taaccCCGCAGCCTGTCTATGTTGACCCTAATGAAAAACATAAGCATAAGTTTATGGTACAAAGTGTTATTGCTCCAGAAGGAAAGACAAACATTGATCAAGTA tgGAAGGAGATAAGTCCCGATCAACTCATGGATTACAAGCTTAAGTGCGTGTTTGAGTCTCCGCAAGTGGTATCTCCTCAG GATGCTGGTGACAACGCCGGTCAAAATGAAGTGACGAAGAAAAGAGTTGCTGTCACCTCAGAGGACCCTAAGGCCTCGACTAAG GACGCAATAGAAGGTCCCATCCACACTGAAAAGAGGAAGGAGATAAGCGCCGTTGACGTGATACCTACCCCACCGAAAATG ACTACTACGAAAACTGAGAACTTCGAAGGTGATTTGCAGAAAGTTGCAAACGAAGTTCAACTTCTGAGAGAAGAGGAAAGTAAACTGAGACATGAAAATCTTCGATTAAAA GAGGACTTGCTGCGTTTGCACCAAACCgtcggtgcggaggggcgggtgACGCGTCGCCACTCGTTCAGCCCCACCAAAACCGACCAGGCGTCGCTCCTACCCTGGCTAGCCGTCGCCGTCGGCATGGCAATATTCGGCATCATCATCGGGAAATTTATCATGTGA
- the LOC121739429 gene encoding vesicle-associated membrane protein-associated protein B/C isoform X1 — MPNQVLTIEPQNELKFKVTFSGLFESGYTTYMRLTNPSNDTVLFKIKTTAPKKYCVRPNSGILDPNSKVEIAITPQPVYVDPNEKHKHKFMVQSVIAPEGKTNIDQVWKEISPDQLMDYKLKCVFESPQVVSPQQDAGDNAGQNEVTKKRVAVTSEDPKASTKDAIEGPIHTEKRKEISAVDVIPTPPKMTTTKTENFEGDLQKVANEVQLLREEESKLRHENLRLKEDLLRLHQTVGAEGRVTRRHSFSPTKTDQASLLPWLAVAVGMAIFGIIIGKFIM; from the exons ATGCCTAATCAAGTTTTAACAATAGAACCACAAAATGAGTTGAAGTTTAAAG TTACTTTTTCAGGCTTGTTCGAATCCGGATACACAACATACATGAGGCTGACAAATCCCTCAAATGATACAGTCCTCTTCAAAATTAAGACAACTGCACCAAAGAAATACTGTGTTCGTCCAAATTCAGGCATCCTGGATCCTAACTCTAAGGTTGAGATTGCCA taaccCCGCAGCCTGTCTATGTTGACCCTAATGAAAAACATAAGCATAAGTTTATGGTACAAAGTGTTATTGCTCCAGAAGGAAAGACAAACATTGATCAAGTA tgGAAGGAGATAAGTCCCGATCAACTCATGGATTACAAGCTTAAGTGCGTGTTTGAGTCTCCGCAAGTGGTATCTCCTCAG CAGGATGCTGGTGACAACGCCGGTCAAAATGAAGTGACGAAGAAAAGAGTTGCTGTCACCTCAGAGGACCCTAAGGCCTCGACTAAG GACGCAATAGAAGGTCCCATCCACACTGAAAAGAGGAAGGAGATAAGCGCCGTTGACGTGATACCTACCCCACCGAAAATG ACTACTACGAAAACTGAGAACTTCGAAGGTGATTTGCAGAAAGTTGCAAACGAAGTTCAACTTCTGAGAGAAGAGGAAAGTAAACTGAGACATGAAAATCTTCGATTAAAA GAGGACTTGCTGCGTTTGCACCAAACCgtcggtgcggaggggcgggtgACGCGTCGCCACTCGTTCAGCCCCACCAAAACCGACCAGGCGTCGCTCCTACCCTGGCTAGCCGTCGCCGTCGGCATGGCAATATTCGGCATCATCATCGGGAAATTTATCATGTGA
- the LOC121739429 gene encoding vesicle-associated membrane protein-associated protein B/C isoform X5 produces MPNQVLTIEPQNELKFKVTFSGLFESGYTTYMRLTNPSNDTVLFKIKTTAPKKYCVRPNSGILDPNSKVEIAITPQPVYVDPNEKHKHKFMVQSVIAPEGKTNIDQVWKEISPDQLMDYKLKCVFESPQVVSPQQDAGDNAGQNEVTKKRVAVTSEDPKASTKTTTKTENFEGDLQKVANEVQLLREEESKLRHENLRLKEDLLRLHQTVGAEGRVTRRHSFSPTKTDQASLLPWLAVAVGMAIFGIIIGKFIM; encoded by the exons ATGCCTAATCAAGTTTTAACAATAGAACCACAAAATGAGTTGAAGTTTAAAG TTACTTTTTCAGGCTTGTTCGAATCCGGATACACAACATACATGAGGCTGACAAATCCCTCAAATGATACAGTCCTCTTCAAAATTAAGACAACTGCACCAAAGAAATACTGTGTTCGTCCAAATTCAGGCATCCTGGATCCTAACTCTAAGGTTGAGATTGCCA taaccCCGCAGCCTGTCTATGTTGACCCTAATGAAAAACATAAGCATAAGTTTATGGTACAAAGTGTTATTGCTCCAGAAGGAAAGACAAACATTGATCAAGTA tgGAAGGAGATAAGTCCCGATCAACTCATGGATTACAAGCTTAAGTGCGTGTTTGAGTCTCCGCAAGTGGTATCTCCTCAG CAGGATGCTGGTGACAACGCCGGTCAAAATGAAGTGACGAAGAAAAGAGTTGCTGTCACCTCAGAGGACCCTAAGGCCTCGACTAAG ACTACTACGAAAACTGAGAACTTCGAAGGTGATTTGCAGAAAGTTGCAAACGAAGTTCAACTTCTGAGAGAAGAGGAAAGTAAACTGAGACATGAAAATCTTCGATTAAAA GAGGACTTGCTGCGTTTGCACCAAACCgtcggtgcggaggggcgggtgACGCGTCGCCACTCGTTCAGCCCCACCAAAACCGACCAGGCGTCGCTCCTACCCTGGCTAGCCGTCGCCGTCGGCATGGCAATATTCGGCATCATCATCGGGAAATTTATCATGTGA